TGCAATACACCTTTTAAGCAGCAGATGGCGCTGACGGGTGACCTTGTCTTCTCCCAGATCACGGTCCACCGCGGGGACGAGTGCGCCCTGCTCAACAACTCCCAGCCGTACAAGTGGCGAGTGCTGAACCGCCACGGCAGCGAGGCCACGGTGCCGTCCATCTGCTTCTTGGTTCCGCCCACCAACAAGGACGCCGTCAACAGCGTCACCGGGTGAGGACGCCAGGACGTCCGTCGTCTGGGCAACTTTTTAAACCGCAATTAGCGCTGACCCGTGGTGCCCCTTGTTCTCAGGCTGGACGGGAACCTGCAAAAGCTGCAGACGATGTGGCAGAGCTTGTTTGTGGACCTGAGGAGTCTGCTGTCTTGGCAGTACCTCATGCGAGACATCCACATCATCAAGACCTGGAACATCTCCATGGTAACGCCAACATCCCTATCAGGGGGGGTCCCAAAGAAAATTGAATTTTGGGTCCCTCTATTGCTGCCGATaagttcatttttaatgaactAATTTATTTATCATGCATATACCTACTATAAAttcagtttagttttttttcatctccaGAGGTAGCTACAAGAGCAGACAACATTCCGAGTGATAAAGCACTGAGCGGGATACTGAATATTATCTCTGCCGACTAAAAGTAACACAAATACCAGCAGAAAAGCCAATTGACCATCCGTGTActgtcaaaatgtcatctgcTTTATTACTTTGGGTTttaaaagcacaaaaacaaataagatcacTTGTCGATCGGTGTGTGACGGGCTTTAGGTGtgtaaaaataactttcaaatgtacaaaatagAGGATGAAATAATGACCGATAACAGATAAATACTAcaacttgtttaaaaaataagtgTGTCTTAAAACCCTGTCAAAATGTGCAAAAGCTTTAGttcatgtttaaaataaacGACCGTAATCCAAACGCAGTTGACCGCTAATCGCTCTCGGGGGGCCCCCTATTGGTCGCAGGCCCGAAGCCGTCGCTCGGTTTGCTCCCGGCGTCCGATTCCTCCAGCTAAAAGCCGCGCGGCGCGACCGCGGCGACTGTCCGCGAAGGTTCTCCTCTGCTCGGAGACGGCGCTGCGCAGCGGAGGCTGCCGATTGTCCGCGAGGCTCGCCGTCCTTCCAAATCGTCTCCTTGAGTCTCCTTGGTGGTTCTCTTTGCCAGTTCAAGACGCTGACGGTGGAGGAGTACCGGCTGGCCCTGAGGAACCTGGAGCAGCACTACCAGGACTTCCTGAGGGACAGCCAGGACTCTCAGGCCTTCGGGGCCGAGGACCGCATGCAGGTGGAGTCCAGCTACAACAAGGCTAACCGGCACTACAACACGCTGGTCAGCACCGCAGAACAAGGTGAGTTCGTCGTCGTGTTTCCACACCATGTGGCTGCTTTTTGTTACCAAAGTATGGaattcattgttttctttttgttattgtaAGACCATAAacacatcaatcaatcaatcaatcaatcacacgATTGATGAATAAGTTGACTGTTGGCTTCAAATTACAGGCTACGTGCCACCCAAGACGGGTAAGGTGCTTGCCTCCATCCTCGTGCCACCCAGTTTGTGTCAGTGTGTGGTTGTGCGTTCCCATGTATCCTGTTGTGTCCTAGTGTGTCCCAGTGGTGTTGTTGTGTGTCTGGTCCAGGATGTGTGACCTTCTCAGAGTGTGTGTTTGCCATGGCAGGACTGTGCGCTGTTGTGCTTCCGATCATTCCGTTCATGCGTTCGCTAATTAACCTTTccggtcatcatcatcatcatcatcatcatcattgaaTTTTCTCCTAACGGCACTCGTCATGGCTTTGAATGTCAACGGACCTCCACACGGAGGACCGTCTAATCACGCATGAAGTCAACTGATGATCGTTCTCAATCTCTCACATGATTTCACGTGAATGAATGTTTAATCCCCGTCAAACTTTTTATCTTCAATACAAAGTCCTAGTTGATTTGACGGCCGGATGCTAAGTGCTcctgcctggttttctccacccaACAGGAGAGCAGGACGAGTCGGTGTGCAGGATTTACCTGAGCAAGCTCAAGGACCTACGCCTGAGGCTGGAGGGCTGCGAGAACCGAACGGTGACGCGACTTCGCCAGCTGGCCGACAAAGAACCGCTCAAAGCCTGCGCCCTAAAGACCACCGAGCAGATGGTGAAGATCCGAAATGGAGACGGTCTCGTCCCGACTGCTTCAACAATTCTCGTTCCTGTTGACAGAAAGTCCAAACCGAGCTGGAAGGCCTGAAGAAAGAACTGAACTCCGTTGCCGAGAAGGCGGAGGAGGTTCTGTCCTCGCCTCAAACATCCAGCTCCGGCCCCTTGCTGCGTTCGGAACTTGACGGCACGCAGAAGAAGATGGACCACGTCTACGGCCTCTCGTCCATCTACCTAGATAAGTAAGGCTCCCTCGGTTTAGGTTTCTGACACATCAGCCTGGCGCTAGCTAACGTCCTCGTTCTCAGGCTGAAGGCCATCGACGCGGTGATCAGGAAAACCAGCGACGCCGAGGAGACGCTGAAGAGCTACGAGACTCGTCTGCTGGATGTTCACAAAGTCCCGACCGAGGAGAAGGAGGCGGAGAAGCATCAGAGCCAGATAAAGGTATCAGCTGGAGTTACTCCTTTCGCGCGGGTCGAAGTCGCAAGGGTTCGGCTTTTCCGGCTTCAGAGGTAGCGTAAAGGATAGCGTAAAGACTGGAAACGGTGTGCGAAGTTTAACACCCGACACTGCTCAAAAGCTGACATCTAATTGTCTGAGTAGCCATCAGGCACAAGCCCCCCCCCTCTGTGGGAAAGGTACCGACACGGAACGGAGGGTTGAAGTCAACCCGCATATAGCTCGGATTCTGGCGTAGTAGCAGAGGTGCGCCGGCGGCTCTGTGTAAGGGGAGAGCAAAAACCGTGACGAGGGAGATTCACTGCACAGAGAAACGGACCGATAGAATTTTGCATGTACTCTGTAGCTAAGGTTAGAAGTCCAAGTGAAGACTTGTTAGTGGAGCTTTCATCTTTGAGCTTGAATTCCAATGATTTCCCTtcaacagaaaatgaaaacagagTCCGAAGCGGACCAGGCCGTGTTTGACCGCCTGCAGGACGAGCTCAAGCGGGCGTCGGCCGTCCACGACAAGATGACGCGCGTCCACAGCGAGCGCGACGCCGAGCTGGCCCACTATCGCCACCTGGCGGCCGGCCTGCAGGACCGCTGGCAGGCGGCGTTGGCTCAGCTGGAGGTCCGAAAGCAGGAGCTGGAGCTGATCCGACGCCACATGAGCGCCTACCGCGACGGCTACGAGTGGCTCGTGCGCTGGCTGGCGGACGCCAAGCGGCGCCAGGAGGAGATCCAAGCGCTGCCCGTCAGGGACGGAGCGGCGCTGAAGGAGCAATTGGCTGAGGAAAAGGTATTTCAAACGCATTCCCGAGACACTTCATTAAGTGAGCGTCCCAAAAATCACTAAGTCGCGCTTGTGGAAAGCTTGACAAATTCAGCCCCTGACGCCAGTTTCACCAAACAACACGAAATTTGGTGCACGAGTCTGTCTGctggttgggggaaaaaaaaatgttgctcatgtgtctttgaaaaataatgaatagTCAACGCGATTGAGTATTTCGTGTTTCGTTTCACAAAGAAACTTCTGGACGACATCGAGAAGAACAAGGACAAGATCGACAAGTGCCAGAAAAATGCCAAAGACTACATTGACTCTGTCAAGgtgcgtgtctgcgtgggtGGTGTGGGTGGTGTGGGTGGTGTTTCAAATTGTTGTGGAAAAACTCGTTTGTCCTTTTAGGATTACGAGCTTCAGCTCCTGACCTACAAAGCCCTGCAGGACCCGGCTGCCTCGCCACTGAAGAAACCCAAATTGGAGTGCGCCTCTGACGACATCATCCAAGAGGCAGGTTTTCTCCGGCAAGACGGtgcaaacaaattgaaatgaaacatACGAGTTGACGACTTGTTTAACTGTGttcctgcttctttttttttgtttttttgttttttttttctctccagtaCGTCACGTTAAGAACCCGTTACAGCGAGCTCATGACGCTCGTCAGCCAGTACATCAAGTTCATCACGGACACACACCGCCGCCTGGTGGACGATGAGGTAACTACAAGCTCTGTCACAATATGTGAACTTAAACTGCGCCATTTCGCTGGCAAGTTGGTGAATTACACTTTCGTCAACAATCTTTATCAAAAAATGTCACAGCATGCAATACCGTTTTTGTCTCATGTGGAGATCGCAAGTACTGATATAAGTGCAGAAAATATGAACCGTGTAAAATTGTGGCCTGTTccgcacacaaaaaatacaactagAAATCCGGAGTTCCGACATCAGACTCTCCAGTCTTGTGTAGTGTCGCCTTACATCGCAACACAACACTTCTCTCATTCCTTCGACAAAGTGTCTTGCAGCCGTCACGCGCTCGTTAAACTATTTTCGtttccttttcctttcctcTCAAAATGTTCCCGTTCTTATCGCTCAGCAGCCTCTCTCTGTTTGCTTTCCTTGCATGCTCGGTTGCTTGTTTTCCAGACTGCTTTCACTTTCccctcaggttttttttttttccccctttccctTTTGAACTGCTTGCCAGTGCTTTGTCGCGATGAATACTAATCTTCAGATGCATCTTTTTCTTAACAAAGGGGAGGTTCAGGATTGAAATGCTCAATTGAGCTGACGCATACTTTTGACTCTCAGTGGTTATTGCCCATTCGTCTAATTCTGCCAAGTAACTTGAATGTCATTTGTGGAGTTCAATGTGAAGACAAGGTCAACTGGTTTATGCCTTATTACATCAAGGATAAATGAATATGAAACCCTAAAAttgcatgaaaacaaagtgaattTGTGTTTATGTTGTGGAGTAAGAATTTTAGTTTGATGGACAATAACTTACGACGTTCAATGTTATCAAACAACAGCCTGTAACGCCTTCACTGACTGTTTACTAATACAGAAAGCCTCGGAGAAGCTGAAAGAAGCAGAGCAGAAGAGGCTGGCGGAGATTCAGGCCGAGTTGGACAAACAGAGGCAGCTGGCCGAGGCTCACGCTCAGTCTGTGGCCAAGGCCGAACAGGAGGCCGAGGCCCTCAAACTGAAGATGAAAGAGGAGGCCGGCAAAAGGCAAGACATCGCCGTGGACGGGGAGAGGCAGAAACAGAGCATCCAGCAGGAGCTGCACGAGCTCAAGAGTCTGTCGGAGCAGGAGATCAAGACCAAGAACGTGCAGCTTGAGGAGGCTCTGATCAGCCGGACCAGGATCGAGGAGGAGATACGCATCATCCGTCTCCAGCTAGAGACGACCATAAAGCAGAAGAGCACGGCCGACGTGGAGCTTCAGCAGCTCCGCGATAAAGCAGCCGACTCTGAGAAGCTCCGGAAAACTGCTCAGGAGGAGGCCGATAGGCTTCGCAAGCAGGTGGCCGAGGAGACTCAGAAAAAGAAGAACGCGGAAGACGAACTGAAGCGCAAAGCTGAGGCAGAGAGGGAGGCCTccaagaagaagcagaaggcCTTGGACGACCTAGAGAAGTTCAAGATGCAAGCAGAGGAGGCCGAGCGGCGCATGAAACAGGCAGAGGAGGAGAAACTCCGGCAGGTCAaggtggtggaggaggtggcGCAGAAGAGTGCCGCTGCACAGTTGCAGAGCACCTCCAAATCCTTCAGCGAAAGGGCGACCAAACTGGAGGAGTCCCTCAAGAAAGAGCAGGGCACCGTGCTCCAGTTGCAGGAGGAAGCCGATAAGCTCCGCAAACAGCAAGAGGAGGCCAGCAAAGCTCGGGAACAGGCAGAGAAGGAGCTGGAGATGTGGAGGCAAAAGGCCAACGAGGCTCTCCGCTTGAGGCTAAAAGCCGAGGAAGAGGCCCAGAGGAAGAGCCAGGCgcaggaggaagcagaaagGCAGAAATTGGAGGCAGAGCGTGACGCCAAGAAAAAAGCAAAGGCCGAAGAGGGCGCCCTCAAACAGAAGGAGAATGCGGAGAAAGAGCTGGACAAACAAAGGACTTTTGCTGAGCAGATTGCCCAGCAGAAACTGTCAGCTGAGCAAGAATGCATCCGCCTCAAGGCAGATTTTGAACACGCCGAGCAACAGAGGAGCCTCCTGGACAACGAGCTCCAGCGTCTGAAGAATGAGGTGAACACCGCTGAAAACCAGAGAAAGaagctggaggaggagctggCCAAGGTACGAAGCGAAATGGATGCCCTTCTCCAGATGAAGGTGAAAGCGGAGAAGGAGACGCTGTCTAACACGGAAAAGACCAAACAACTTCTCGAGTCGGAAGTCCTGAAAATGAAGCAGCTTGCCGACGAAGCGGCCAGGCTGAGGTCAGTGGCCGAGGAGGCCAAAAAGCAGAGGCAGCTTGCCGAGGAAGAGGCGGCCAAACAGCGAGCCGAAGctgagaaaatcctgaaggagaagtTGGCCGCCATCAATGAGGCGACCCGTCTCAAGACGCAAGCCGAGATCGCCCTGAAGGCCAAAGAGGCCGAGAACGAAAGGCTGAAAAGACAAGCTGAGGATGAAGCCTACCAGAGGAAGCTGTTGGAGGATCAGGCGGCTCAGCACAAACAAGACATTTCTGAGAAAATGCAACATCTGCAGAGCTCGTCTAACTCCGAATTGGAGCGACAGAAAACAATCATTGAGGAAACTCTCAGACAAAGGAAAGTGGTGGAGGAGGAGATCCACATCATCAGGATCAACTTTGAGAAGGCCTCAAAGGACAAATTGGATTTAGAGAACGAATTAAAGAAGCTGAAAGAGATTGCGGAAGCCACGCAAAAGAGCAAACTCAAAGCCGAAAAGGAAGCCGAGACTTTGAAGCAGCTCGCCGCAGATGAAGAGAAGAAGCGAAAGGAAGCCGAGGAGAAGGTTAAGAAGATCACGGCAGCAGAGGAAGAGGCGGCAAGGCAATGCAAAGCCGCTCAGGAGGAGGTGGAGCGTCTGAAAAAGAGGGCAGCGGAAGCAAACAAGCAGCGAGAGAAGGCAGAGAAGGACGCCGAGCAGCAGGTGCTCCTGGCGAAGGAGGCTGCGCAGAAATGCACCACCGCCGAGCAAAAAGCTCAAGATGTCCTCAGCAAGAACAAAGAGGGCGATCTCGCGCAGGAGAAGCTCAAGGAGGAGTTCGAGAATGCCAAAAAACTTGCACGAGAAGCTGAAAAGGCCAAAGAGAAAGCCGAGAAAGAGGCGGCACTGCACCGCCAGAAAGCCGAGGAGGCCGAGAAGCAGAAAAAAGCTGCAGAGGATGAAGCCGCCAAGCAGGCCAAAGCTCAGAAAGATGCCGAGAAACTGAGGAAAGAGGCCGAAAGGGAGGCCTCCAAGCGAGCGGAAGCCGAGGCCGCTGCTCTCAAGCAAAAGCAGCAGGCTGACGCAGAGATGACCAAGCACAAGAAGGAGGCCGAGCAGGCGCTGAAGCAGAAGTCGCAGGTGGAGAAGGAACTGTCAACTATCAAATTGCAGCTGGACGAAACCGACAAGCAGAAGGCCGTCTTGGATGAGGAGCTCCAGCGGGTGAAGGGCGAGGTCGACGACGCTATCAAACAGAAGGCGCAGGTAGAGGATGAACTTTCCAAAGTCAGGATTCAGATGGAGGAGCTTCTTAAGCTTAAGATACAAATTGAGAGCGAAAACAAGCGTCTCATGAAAAAGGACAAAGACAGCGCAAAGAAGCTGCTCGCGGATGAAGCCGAGAGGATGAAGATCCTGGCGGAAGAAGCAGCCCGGCTCAGTGCGGAGGCCGAGGAAGCCGCCAAGCTCAGAAAGACCGCTGAGTCTGACTTGGCTGAACAAAGGGCACTTGCAGAGAAAATGCTCAAGGAGAAAATGCAGGCCATCCAGGAGGCTACCAAGCTGAAAGCTGAGGCGGAGGACCTCCAGAGGCAGAAGGACAAGGCACAGGAGGCGGCCAAGAAGCTTCTGGAGGACAAACAGCAGATCCAGCAGCGGCTGGACGAGGAGACCGAAGGCTTCCAGAAATCCCTGGAGGCCGAGCGAAAGAGGAAGCAAGAGGTGTTAGCCGAGGCGGAGAAGCTGAAAGCGAAGGTGAAAGAGCTTAGCGACGCTCAGGCGAAAGCCCAGGaggaggccaaaaagttcaagaaGCAGGCGGCTGAGGCCAAAGCTCATCTGGAGGGCTCACAACAGAAAGCCACTGAAACTGTGGTGCAAAAGCTGGAGACTCAGCGACTGCAGAGTACCAGAGAAGCCGATGACCTCAAGAAAGCCATCATTGACCTGGAAAAAGAGAGGGAGAAGCTGAAGAAAGAGGCGGAGGAGCTTCACAAAAGTTCCAAAGAGGTActgtaacaaaaataatgaatattccaTAATGAAGTCACTGTATAGTTTActtacttattttcttttttacctaGATGGCCCTTGCCCAACAAGAGCAAATTGAGCAGCAGAAGGTCATTCTTCAGAAGACCTTCCTCACTGAGAAGGAGTTGCTGttgaaaagagaaaaggaaGTTGAAGATGAGAAGAAGCAGCTGGAGAAACAGTTCAAGGGTGAAGTGAGTAAGGCCAAGGCGCTCAAACAGGAGCAAGAGCGTCAGCAAAAGCTGATTGAGGATGAGCGGAACAAGCTCCAGGGCGTCATGGATGACGCCTTGAGGAAGCAGAAGGAAGCCGAGGCCGAGATGATGAAGAAGCAGAAGGAAATGGAggtgcttgaaaagaaaaggaacGAGCAAGAAAAACTGTTGGGAGAGGAGAACAAAATGCTGAGAGAGAAACTCAACAATCTCGAGATGGTGGCCAAAGGAAATGCAtctaaaataaaagaaattgagGTCCAGCCAGCGAGGGATGCTGGGGAGCAGTTGGTCTCCGCCACAGTGTCGGTGACCACAAAGAAAGTTTACAATGGCTCTGAAGTTGATGGCGTTTCGCCTTGGGCCTTTGATGGAATAAGAGAGAAAGTTCCTGTCGAGAGGCTTCATGACATCGGTGTCCTGACCAAAAAAGAGTTGGACAAACTTAAGAAAGGTAAAGTTTCAGTGCAAGACCTCACAAAGACGGACAAGATCCAGTCATGTCTTAAGGGTCAGAGCTGCATTGGCGGCATCTTGACTCCCTCAAAGGAAAAAGTGAGCATCTATCAGGCTATGAAAGACAACAAAATTACACCCAGTACAGCTACGACGCTGCTGGAAGCTCAGGCAGCTTCTGGCTACCTCGTAGATCCTGTTAAGAACAAACTCCTCTCTGTGGACGAGGCTGTAAAGGAGCAGTTGATTGGCCCTGAACTCCATGACAAAATGCTGTCTGCCGAGCGAGCTGCCACGGGCTACAAAGACCCTTTCACGGGAGACAGAATCTCCCTTTTTGAGGCCATGAAGAAAGACCTGATTGAGAAGGAGCAGGCTACCAGGTTCTTGGATGTGCAGCTTGCAACCGGCGGCATCGTTGACCCTATTAACAGCCACAGAGTCCCGCTGCAGACGGCCTACAAGCAAGGGCAGTTTGACGCCGACATGAATAAGCAAATGCCGGACTGCAAATTGTTTGTGGAGCCCAGCACCCAGGAGGCCCTCACCTACAAGCAACTACTGGACAAATGCACCAAGGATGCGGGGTCAGGCATGATGATTCTACCCGTGACTGAGAAAGCCGGCCAAAGCGAGAGAACGTACACAGATGCTGAGATGAAAGAAGTGTTCAGCACGTCCAACGTGGACGTGCCCTTTGGCAGGTTCAAAGGAAAGACGGTCACTATTTGGGAAGTGATCAACTCCGAGTATTTCACGGAAGAGCAGCGACGAGAGCTGATCCGCCAGTACAAGACGGGCAAAATCACGGTAGAGAAGATCATCAAAATTGTTATCACCGTTGTGGAGGACAAGGAGAAGAACAACGAAAACGTGCTGAATGGCCTGAGGGCCCCTGTGCCAGCCAGCGAACTTCTGGAGTCAAAGGTTATAAGCAAAGACCTATTTAACAAGCTAAGCAACGGCAAGATCACTGTCAAAGAGCTCTCTGAGATGGATCCTGTGAAGAAAGCACTCCAAGGAACACCGAGCATTGCTGGACTGTTTGACGAACCCACCAAGGAGAAAATGCCTTTCTATCAAGCGATGAAAAAAGAGCTCCTCTCACCGGAGACAGCTGTTCATCTTCTCGAGGCTCAAGCGGCTACCGGCTTTATAATCGATCCCATCAAAAACGAGCGGGTGCCTGTTGACGAAGCCGTCAAGGCTGGCTTGGTGGGCCCAGAACTCCACGAGCGACTGATGTCTGCGGAGCGAGCGGTTAGTGGCTACAAAGATCCTTACTCCGGCAAGAAGGTGTCTCTATTTGAAGCCATGAGTAAAGGTCTCATCAAGAGAGACCACGGCATCCGTCTGTTAGAAGCACAACTCTCCACAGGGGGAATTATTGATCCGGTCAAAAGCTACCGCGTCCCACACGAGGTTGCCTGCAAACGTAGCTATTTGGATGAGGAAACCAGCACAACCTTGAGCAAGACAACCGACGAAACCAAGGTCTTCTACGATCCCAACACACAGGAGGATGCCACCTATGCGCAGTTGATGAAGAAATGCATCTCTGACAATGAAACTGGACTTCCCTTGCTCCCGCTCGCTAAGAAGGCTCCAAAACCCAAAGAGGATCAACAGATTACAGAAGCCAAAACCAAAGAGGCCTTGAACCAGAGCACGGTGGAGCTGCACTACGGACCTTTCAAAGGCAGAAAGGTCACAATCTGGGAGATCATCACCTCCGAGTACATCACCGAGGAGAAGAGAATCGAGCTGATTCGCCAGTACCGAATGGGCCATGTGACAATAGAAAAGTTAATAAGGGTTGTGACGACCATAGTGGAGGAAAAGGAATCCTCTACAAAAGAAAAGCCCTGTTTTGAAGGTCTGAGGGAACCAGTTGCTGCCAGCACATTGATGAACGCCAACATCATTGACAAGGCCACATTTGAGCAGCTCCAGCAGGGCACAAAGACTCCTCAGGAAGTGAGTGAAGACGATAAAGTCAGGAAGTATCTGCAAGGCACAGACCGCATCGACGCCATCGCAATGGACGGAACAAACGAAAAGCTAAGCATATATCAAGcaatgaaaaataacattttgcaaGCTAACACTGGCCTCGCACTGCTCGAAGCCCAAGCTGGAACTGGTTTCATAA
This window of the Phyllopteryx taeniolatus isolate TA_2022b chromosome 21, UOR_Ptae_1.2, whole genome shotgun sequence genome carries:
- the pleca gene encoding plectin a isoform X14; translated protein: MSASPPGNAFPSLVAAGHLVTLVLVWRWRLRRKRDERDRVQKKTFTKWVNKHLAKAQRHVSDLYEDLRDGHNLISLLEVLSGETLPREKGRMRFHKLQNVQIALDFLKRRQVKLVNIRNDDIADGNPKLTLGLIWTIILHFQISDIQVNGQSDDMTAKERLLLWSQRMVEGYQGLRCDNFTSNWRDGKLFNAIIHKHRPNLIDMSQVGRQTNQQNLELAFGVAERELGVTRLLDPEDVDVPHPDEKSIITYVSSLYDAMPRVPDVQDGVKANELELRWQEYYELVTTLLQWIRHHILVFEERKFPSSYEEIEVLWRQFLKFKETELPAKEADKNRSKHIFKSFEGAVQAGHVKVPSGYHPLDVEKEWGRLHVAILERERLLRTEFERLERLQRIVGKVQMESGVCEEQLNQVEALLQTDVRLLNSGKPAQHTAEVEADLEKAEGMIRFLFNDVQTLKDGRHLQAEQMYRRVYRLHERLVNLRSEYNFRLKSGVSVAQAPATQVSMTPVHGGATQARAAQVLQQAPVRLRPELDEVTLRYVRDLLGWVEENQQRVDQGEWGADLPAVESHLGNHRGLHLSVEEFRSKVERAKADETQISPVSKEAYRDYLSQLEQHYGKLLNSSKCRLRHLEQLHAFVTAATKELMWLNEKEEEEVNYDWSERNTNMAAKKDNYSGLMRELELREKKMSAAQVTGDKLLRDRHPGRKTVEAFAAALQTQWSWILQLCCCIESHLKENAAYFQFFADVKEAEDKLKKMQDTMRRKYTCDRSVTVTRLEDLLQDAADEKEQLSEFQTHLEGLKRRAKTVVQLKPRNPATAIKSKLPIQAVCDFKQMEITVHRGDECALLNNSQPYKWRVLNRHGSEATVPSICFLVPPTNKDAVNSVTGLDGNLQKLQTMWQSLFVDLRSLLSWQYLMRDIHIIKTWNISMFKTLTVEEYRLALRNLEQHYQDFLRDSQDSQAFGAEDRMQVESSYNKANRHYNTLVSTAEQGYVPPKTGEQDESVCRIYLSKLKDLRLRLEGCENRTVTRLRQLADKEPLKACALKTTEQMKVQTELEGLKKELNSVAEKAEEVLSSPQTSSSGPLLRSELDGTQKKMDHVYGLSSIYLDKLKAIDAVIRKTSDAEETLKSYETRLLDVHKVPTEEKEAEKHQSQIKKMKTESEADQAVFDRLQDELKRASAVHDKMTRVHSERDAELAHYRHLAAGLQDRWQAALAQLEVRKQELELIRRHMSAYRDGYEWLVRWLADAKRRQEEIQALPVRDGAALKEQLAEEKKLLDDIEKNKDKIDKCQKNAKDYIDSVKDYELQLLTYKALQDPAASPLKKPKLECASDDIIQEYVTLRTRYSELMTLVSQYIKFITDTHRRLVDDEKASEKLKEAEQKRLAEIQAELDKQRQLAEAHAQSVAKAEQEAEALKLKMKEEAGKRQDIAVDGERQKQSIQQELHELKSLSEQEIKTKNVQLEEALISRTRIEEEIRIIRLQLETTIKQKSTADVELQQLRDKAADSEKLRKTAQEEADRLRKQVAEETQKKKNAEDELKRKAEAEREASKKKQKALDDLEKFKMQAEEAERRMKQAEEEKLRQVKVVEEVAQKSAAAQLQSTSKSFSERATKLEESLKKEQGTVLQLQEEADKLRKQQEEASKAREQAEKELEMWRQKANEALRLRLKAEEEAQRKSQAQEEAERQKLEAERDAKKKAKAEEGALKQKENAEKELDKQRTFAEQIAQQKLSAEQECIRLKADFEHAEQQRSLLDNELQRLKNEVNTAENQRKKLEEELAKVRSEMDALLQMKVKAEKETLSNTEKTKQLLESEVLKMKQLADEAARLRSVAEEAKKQRQLAEEEAAKQRAEAEKILKEKLAAINEATRLKTQAEIALKAKEAENERLKRQAEDEAYQRKLLEDQAAQHKQDISEKMQHLQSSSNSELERQKTIIEETLRQRKVVEEEIHIIRINFEKASKDKLDLENELKKLKEIAEATQKSKLKAEKEAETLKQLAADEEKKRKEAEEKVKKITAAEEEAARQCKAAQEEVERLKKRAAEANKQREKAEKDAEQQVLLAKEAAQKCTTAEQKAQDVLSKNKEGDLAQEKLKEEFENAKKLAREAEKAKEKAEKEAALHRQKAEEAEKQKKAAEDEAAKQAKAQKDAEKLRKEAEREASKRAEAEAAALKQKQQADAEMTKHKKEAEQALKQKSQVEKELSTIKLQLDETDKQKAVLDEELQRVKGEVDDAIKQKAQVEDELSKVRIQMEELLKLKIQIESENKRLMKKDKDSAKKLLADEAERMKILAEEAARLSAEAEEAAKLRKTAESDLAEQRALAEKMLKEKMQAIQEATKLKAEAEDLQRQKDKAQEAAKKLLEDKQQIQQRLDEETEGFQKSLEAERKRKQEVLAEAEKLKAKVKELSDAQAKAQEEAKKFKKQAAEAKAHLEGSQQKATETVVQKLETQRLQSTREADDLKKAIIDLEKEREKLKKEAEELHKSSKEMALAQQEQIEQQKVILQKTFLTEKELLLKREKEVEDEKKQLEKQFKGEVSKAKALKQEQERQQKLIEDERNKLQGVMDDALRKQKEAEAEMMKKQKEMEVLEKKRNEQEKLLGEENKMLREKLNNLEMVAKGNASKIKEIEVQPARDAGEQLVSATVSVTTKKVYNGSEVDGVSPWAFDGIREKVPVERLHDIGVLTKKELDKLKKGKVSVQDLTKTDKIQSCLKGQSCIGGILTPSKEKVSIYQAMKDNKITPSTATTLLEAQAASGYLVDPVKNKLLSVDEAVKEQLIGPELHDKMLSAERAATGYKDPFTGDRISLFEAMKKDLIEKEQATRFLDVQLATGGIVDPINSHRVPLQTAYKQGQFDADMNKQMPDCKLFVEPSTQEALTYKQLLDKCTKDAGSGMMILPVTEKAGQSERTYTDAEMKEVFSTSNVDVPFGRFKGKTVTIWEVINSEYFTEEQRRELIRQYKTGKITVEKIIKIVITVVEDKEKNNENVLNGLRAPVPASELLESKVISKDLFNKLSNGKITVKELSEMDPVKKALQGTPSIAGLFDEPTKEKMPFYQAMKKELLSPETAVHLLEAQAATGFIIDPIKNERVPVDEAVKAGLVGPELHERLMSAERAVSGYKDPYSGKKVSLFEAMSKGLIKRDHGIRLLEAQLSTGGIIDPVKSYRVPHEVACKRSYLDEETSTTLSKTTDETKVFYDPNTQEDATYAQLMKKCISDNETGLPLLPLAKKAPKPKEDQQITEAKTKEALNQSTVELHYGPFKGRKVTIWEIITSEYITEEKRIELIRQYRMGHVTIEKLIRVVTTIVEEKESSTKEKPCFEGLREPVAASTLMNANIIDKATFEQLQQGTKTPQEVSEDDKVRKYLQGTDRIDAIAMDGTNEKLSIYQAMKNNILQANTGLALLEAQAGTGFITDPIKNIKYSVDDAVKAGAVGPELHEKLLSAEKAVTGYKDPYTGTKISLFQALKKELVLREHAIPLLEAQLNTGGLIDPVGSHRIPTEVAIQRGFLSKHMAKSLNEPSGDVRCFTNPNTNESVTYKQLLEKCVKDPNSGLCYLPLSKAEASPTEKSYKYTEEQAQADLANTQIEIPHKSFEGKSLTIWEIINSNMLPEEERRRLMEQYRLGTITKDRMLIIVIEIIEQREAEKVEQGMSCDIIRRRITIEELYSARIIDLHTYNLLKQEKMTISEIMAMPSVKQYLFGTGCIAGIMSDTPSKVSIYQAMKNGKIKPEVALTLLEAQAATGFIVDPVKDELLTVDEAVRKGLVGPELHDKLLSAERAVTGYKDPYSGKVISLFQAMKKDLVPEDYALRLLEAQNATGGLMDPEYYFRLPADVAMQRGYINKETLDRISEPAADVQGYTDPTTDENLTYAQLLKRCRLDKESGQRLLSLADRRLLFKGLRKQITVDELLRSQIIDQKTYNELTQGNISVEEVSRDLKKYLEGVSCIAGVFVEATKDCLSIYQAMKKNMIRPGTAFELLEAQAATGYVIDPIKNLKLNVNEAVKMGVVGPEFKDKLLSAERAVTGYRDPYSGKLISLFQAMKKDLILKDHGIRLLEAQIATGGIIDPQESHRLPVEAAYERGLFDEEMNHILTDPSDDTKGFFDPNSEENLTYLQLMERCMTDPQTGLALLLLKEKKRERKTSSKSSVRKRRVVIVDPETGKEMSVYEAYQKGLIDHQTYLELAEQECEWEEITSTSSAGVVKSKIIDRRSGRQYDIDDAISSGLIEKSALDQYRAGSLSITEFADMLSGNSSGVRSRSSSFGSTSSYTSSPMPSIKTPTVTWNDPTEESGPVAGILDTGTLEKVSVTEAIRRNLVDNITGQRLLEAQVCTGGIIDPNTGEKFSVTDAMNKGLVDKIMVDRISLAQKACNGFEDPRTKTKMSAAQALKKGWLYYEAGQRFLEVQYLTGGLIEPDVTHRVSLDDALKKGTLDARTAQKLRDVNTHSKYLTCPKTKLKISYKDALDRSMIEEGTGLRLLEASSQSSKGLYSPYSVSGSGSATGSRSGSRTGSRSGSRRGSFDATGSSFTTTFSSSSSSSYSSPSYGRRY